CTTCGCGTTGGGCCAGCAAGCGCGCGAGCGTCACATAGCTGCGCGCGACCTTCTCTGCGATCTGGTTGGCGGCAGCGGCGCTGTCCGCCTTGGCTGCGCGGGCCTGGCCGAGAGCGGCTTCGAGCTCGGCGGCGTAGCGGCCAAAGAAATCGGGCTTCCAAGATAGACCGGCCTGAATGTCGCCGGTGTTGTAAGTGTGGCCCGCGATTGGCGCGGGGATCATGCCGTTCTCGGTGTAGTGCTGGCGCGAGCCGCTGGCCGAGACGGTGCCATGAATGTCAGTGGCCGTGCTGCTGGCCTGCGCGAGTGCGGCGGCCTTGTCGAAGCGCGCGTGGCTGGCAGCCACGCTGGGGCTGCCTTCAAGCGCAGTGTTGATCAGCGCGTCGAGTTGCGGGTCGGCCAATTGCTTCCACCATTGCTGCGCGACCACGGTTTCTGCCTGCGCGCTCAGGCCCACGTTCTGTGGATCGATCTGCGGGAAGGCTGGATGCTCGGGCCCCTGCGAGGCGCAACCCGCCAACGCGAGTGCGGCGAACAGGACCGTGGTGGCGGCCGGAAAACGAAGCGCGCCCATCGCGCTCATGGGATTGAAACGAGGGAGTGACATGATCTTGTTGTGCGTTGGTATGTCTGTCGAAACGGGAATCTCAGCGTGGCGCCACGCGATGGGTTGCCGGATGGATGAGGCAGTCGGGTGCGGGCTTCATGCCCTCGTCGGTGAGCGGTCGTGTGCGCATGGCGTCGCCATTGACGATCATGCGTTGCAGCATGGTGACCAGCATCTGGCATTCCTCATGGCTGAACCCGGCCAGATGGCAGTTGAGCACGCGCGAGAGCACGCGCGGCACGTCGGCGGCAATGCGGCGGCCTTCGTCGGTCAGCACCAGATGCACCACGCGGCGGTCCGAGGTGGAGCGCTCGCGGCGCAGCAGGCCCTTGGCTTCGATGCGGTCAAGCGCGCGGGTCACGGAAGCCGGGTCCATGCCCAGATCCTTGGCCAATTGCGCATTGGTGGTTTCGGCGCACAGCATCAGTTTGTACAGCGGCAACCATTGCACATAGGTCAGCCCGTGCACTTCGAGCTGCGCATCCGCCTGCTGGAGGATGGAGCTGAGCACCCGCCGCATCAGAAACCCGGCGCTTTCGGTGGGTGTGTATTCGTGGGGCTTGTAGAAATAGGTTCGCTCGTCGTCGGGAACCACGACGGAAACTACCGGGCTGTCACTGGGCATGATGAGCTTGTCTGTGCAATAGTTGTCATATCAAATATTTCGGATCGAATTATTGCACGGAGCTTTTTCGGCTGCCCGACACTGACGCGATGAGGGTTTTTGGGAGAGACAGAGCAGGCTGGAAGACGTTCAGCCGAGAGCGCAGGCGAGGGGCTGGAGAGTGCCCCTGCGAGTGGCGACCGGGCTGCGCGCTGGCCCGGCCGCTGTGGGAAGCAAGAATCAGCCGAGCGGAAAACGCATGGCGGCGATGATCACCAGACCCAGCGCCAGATTGAAGGCCACCCACTTGCGGATGCTGCCCAGCGCCGCGCCACCGGCAGCCCAGTCATTGGCCTCGACGGCATTGTTCAGGCGCTTGTAGAGCGCGAAGCGGATGTGACCGAACACGGCCATCATGATCAGGCCCAGCACGCTCATCACGATCCACGACAGCGGCATAGTGAACTGCGCGCCCGCCTTGGCGGCCATGCCATGCACCGCGCCGATCAGCCCGATGCCCGAGAGCAGGACCAGCAGCACGAGGATCAGCACCACCGAGAAAAACCTGCCGAGCACATCGCGCATCAGCTTGACGCGCACGGGTGCCTCCAGCTCCTGCAGGGCGGGGCGCAGAAAGAAATGGGCGAAGAACATGCCCCCGACCCAGATGACGATGGAGATCAGGTGGATCAGTTTGAGGATGATGAACAGCACGGCGTGAGTACCTTCTTGTGGGTGGATTGAGTTTGTAAGTGGGTGGGCTATTGTCGGCCGATTGATCCGTGTGCGTGTTTTGGGCAGGTTGGTTGCAGGTGATTGCACATTCAGCCGAACAAAAACGATGACTTGCACGCAGTTGTCAAACTGCATTCACCGAATAGGAGTAGGGGCGCAGTCGGGCATTCCGTCAGCGCGAAGTGCCACTATGAGGGAAAATCTCCAATAGTGAGTTTTCGCGCGTTCATTCGACCCTTCCCGTGCCCATCGCCTTTTCTGCCAAAAAACACGATTCCCTCAATGGAGTCTCGACCTCCGGTCGCAACGCCCGGACCGGTTCGTCATTCTCGAACGGGATCTTGCTGCTGGGACTTCTGACAGCGCTTCCGCTGGCCACTGTCTTGCCACAGAGCTGGGGCTGGGAGAACGGGGTGCTGGAAAACTTTCAGGTCGTTATCCTGATGTCGGGTTGCGTGACCGCCATCTGGGCCGCGTTCAAGCAATCGGACGCCGCGACCCGAGCGGCATGGTGGGCGGCTGCTCTGATCTGGCTGATCCTCGCGGGCCGCGAACTGGCATGGGGTGCCGCATTTCTGCCCCCCTTGGGATTCAACGATCACGGCCCCGTCATCAGCTCGCGCGTGCTGTGGTATCGCCCGGCGGTGCCCTGGGTTTGCGCGGGGCTGCTGCTGGTCGGGTTGATTGCGATGTGGAGGAGCCATGCGTTCAGCCGATTCCTGTTGCGACTGCTGCGCGACCACGTCTGGCCTTGGGGCACGATGGCGTTGATTGCGGCCTGCATGATCCTGTCGGCCGTTTCCGAAGGACATGGCAAGCTGCATGTGCCGATGTTGGATGTGTCGGCGCTGATCGTGGCGGAAGAGGTGTTCGAGACCTGGGCGTACATAGGCATCTGGCTGGTCCAACGGCAACTGATTCGCCACACCGCACGCTGGGCCAGATCGCTGTATTACTGAATCCCTGAGTTTCTGAATTGCTGAGACTGCGGGCTTCATCAATCCCGCTGCCGGAATGATTCGACCGCGCATCGAATGGGGGGCTGCGGCAGACTACTCGTCCAGCGACGCACTCCAGCGGTCACCCCAGCCCGTGCTGCGCGCCTTGTCGATCTCGCGTCGGTCGCGCTTGGTGGGGCGGCCTTCGGTGAGCGTGTCTGAGGGCTCGGGAGCCAGGCGGCGCTTTTCGGCGGCTTCGGCACGGGCTTTCTGGCTGGCTTCGGTTTCGGTGTAGAGCTGCTGCGCGACAGGCGCGGGGCCGCGCATGTTGCTGAGCGCCTGCACGAGCACGATGCGCTCGACCACGCCCTGACGCAGCGTCACAGTGTCACCCACCCGCAGCTCGCGTGCGGCCTTGGCGTTCTGGTTGTTGACGGTGACGCGGCCCTTGCCGATTTCTTCGACGGCGATGCTGCGGGTCTTGTAGAAGCGGGCGCACCAGAGCCATTTGTCCAGGCGCATCGATTCGAGGGGTTGGTTCATCGTGTGAATTGTGCCGCAACGTGCAGTCATCGTCTGTCGGATGGATCGGCTTTCAATGCGCACTCGGAACGGTCGATCTGTTGGACGCACCAGCGCGTCGGGGCGGCGAGGATTTTTTGAATCTCTGCGTCGCACTCTGAGTTGCTGGCGGCGACGCATTGCACGATCACGGTATCGGTGGCATCGAAATTCTTTTGAATGAATGCGCGCGCGCTTTCCGCATTGCCGATGCCGCGGTAGGTGAGGCCGAACGCAGGTGCGCCGCGCATCATGTCTCTGTGCACGACGGGCCAGACGGTCCAGTAGTCGCCACTGTAGAAAGTCTGCGACTGCGGCGCGATCTGGTCGGTTTTCTTGTAGATCTCGTAGCTTTGGATTGGCGTGAATGGCCGGTGCAGCGTGCCAATGGCCGCGATGCCAAAAGCGATGGCGATGCCGACGCTCGCGGCGCTTCCGACGTGAGCCATGAAGTAACTCAGTTGAATGGCGATCACCGCAGTCATTGCGAATAGGGCAAAGGTGAAATAGCGCCAGTGGTAAGCATTGCGTTCAACCCAGGTGTGCGCCGAGAAGAATAGTATCCAGGTGACTGCAAAGACAAGCAGCACCACAATGACCAAAGCATTGTGGGAAGCGTTTGCCGACGGAGAAATCGTTGGCCTTGCGGGCTTTGAACGGCGGGCGATCAACGAGCCAAAGCCCATGACCATGCTGCATGCCAACCAGACCCCGATGCCCATGCCGGTCCACGGCGACTGCATTGCGCCGGTCAGATTGAGCAGCACATGGCGCAGGCCTGTGAAGAGTTGTTGGGGATGCACTGCGTAGTAGTCACCTCCACCGTACATGCGCGCGACGAAGTACCAGAACACAAAAGCGACGACTGTGGAACTGCCCAATATCCAGCCACTGATGCGGATGGCGCGAAGACGCAGCAACATGATCACGACACAGAGCGCTGCGGTGAACAGGGTGGCCGGGTTGATTCCCACACTGAGAAATACAAGGGCAACGGCAAGAAGACTGCGAGCAAGGGAAGTCTGCCGGGAATGCTTGCTCGTTCTTTGCCAGAGCAGCATCACTGCGCAGCCTTGAAGCAGCAGCGACAGCGTGTATTCGGGGTGTCCGATGATCAGGTCAAAAAGCGCGAATGCATGAAAGGCAAGCAGGATCAGCGATGTGAGCGTGACAAAGCATGCGGTCGTGATCCATGCGCGATGCCGTGAACGTGGCGTTGCCAGCATGCAGGAGAAGTGCGCAAGCATCCACAGCAAAAGCAGAAAGAAAACCGAATTCAGGTAGAGGATGAAATACAGATTCAGCGCCGGGTCACGGATGAACGAGGCAAGCAGCGCAACCGCATTGAGCAGCCGACTTTGCCCCCAATAGAACAGGGTGACGTTCTGCAGTGACATCACCGAATTGAGGATGACGTCGGCGTTCAGCGCTTGAGGCGCAAGGCCGTTGACCGCCGCATGCGCCGCAATGGCGATCCACAGAAGTCCGAGTGCAACTGGCGCAGTGCTGTGCCAAGGTGTGGGATGGGTGCTGCTTCTCATGGATGCCGTTCAGCGGCACAGGTAGTCTGGCGCCGGTGCCGAGTGCGCGAACGGGTCCACGAGGGCGTCGGAGTAGTTGCCGTTGATGAGCCGTTCTTTCGGCAGAAAATGGCGTCGGAAAAATCGGCTCGATGACGCGAGAAATTCTCCGCGCTGGGTGAGGCGTATGCATCCATCGGGCCGGATGACGATGGTGCCCGACGCCACTTGCTCCGTCAGGCGGATGTCCATCAAACGGTGCTCGCGCACGTATTCGTCCTTGAACACCTGATCGATTTTGGAGAGCTGTATGCCACCTCCGCGCTGCTGCAGCTTCTCGATCAGGTAGAACGAGAGCGAGCGATCAATGACCGTCGGAACGCTGATGGCCAGGGCGTAGCCCGTCAATGCGGCGATGGCGATGTTCTGCAGCTTCTCGAAAGGGGCCAACCCACGAAAGGGTGAAGTGCACAGCACCAGCGCGTATGGCACCAGTGCCAGCAGGGCCGCTGCAATGGCCGAATAGAAGACCACATTCACCCGCAGAAGATGGATGTAGAGGTAGTAGCTGAGGATTGCCAGCACCACATATGCCAAGAGCGCCGCGACAGAAAGAGCAAACTTTTTCATGGCCTAAGGGCGGTGCAGAATGGCTTGTGTGTTGTCGACAGAAGTGGCCGGCGCAGCGACTGGACGACTGGCGCGATGGCGTTGGAGCAGCATGGTCAGTGCCATTGAAATGCCTGCAAGCGCGGTAGCGCAGATCGCCAGACCGGCAATGACGCGCAGGCTCTCTGATGAAGTCATTGCAAGGAGATGCATGACGCAGAGCAGAAGCGCCGAAATGGTGGCACTGCACAGCAAGGCAAATCTGGATCGCGCCACGGCATCCTCAGAGAACACCATGATGGCCTTCAGCCCGTGCTGAACGAGGCGGGAGAAGTTCATCTTCGATTGGCCGTGATAACGCCTGCTGCGATCCACGGGCAAACGGGTGAGGGGCTGTTGCGACGCCAATGCGGCAGCAGCGACATGGGTCGAAAGCTCCGGCATGCTCGCCAGTTTTTGCGCGGCGCGGGGTGTCATCGCCATGAAGTTTCCAAAGTTGATGGCGCGGCCCGTGGCCATTCGGAACAGCAGTTTGTAGGCCACATAGAATGTGCGAAATTTCAGAGACTCGGAACGCTTGGCACGTTTAGCCACTGCGATGACGGCTTCGTTCTGTGAGTCCAGGTGGGCCAACAGTGCCTGGCATGCCTCGGGCGAGTCTTCGCCATCGGAGTCCATGATGATCAGCCGTTGATGCGCTTGCAGTTGAGGGGCGATGAAATGCAGCCCCGTGGCGATGGCCTGCTGGTGTCCGACGTTGCGGCGCAGGCTGAGGATGCAGGTGTCCGGCGCACCTTCGGGAATATCGGCCAACCGCATCGGCACCTTGGGTGATCCGTCATCCACCGCCACCACCAGAAGCGAGTCGCCAAATACCTTGCCAAGCTGCTGCAGCAGGATGGCGCAGGCCGGTGCGTCGTCGTAGACCGGTGTGACGATGACGACGCGGTGGCGGTGTTCAAGCATCTTGCGTGAGACCAGCGAAGTAGCGGTGGGTCTGCTCAAGACCATCGTGCAGGGACACGCGCGGTTCCCATTGGAGCAGTCGCTTGGCGAGCGTGATGTCGGGTCTGCGTTGCTTCGGATCGTCCTGCGGCAGTGGCTCGAAAATCAGCCGGGAATCGCTTTGTGTGCGTGCCAGTATGTCGTTGGCGAGTTCGCGGATGCGCAGCTCTTCGGGGTTGCCCAGATTTACAGGACCGGTGATCCAGAGGGGACTGTCCATGAGTCGCACCAGTCCTTCGATCAGATCGGAGACATAGCAGAAACTGCGTGTTTGCTGGCCGTCGCCATACAGAGTGATGTCGTGCCCCGCCAGCGCCTGCATGAAGAAATTGCTCACCACACGACCATCATCGGGATGCATGTGGGGGCCGTAGGTGTTGAAGATGCGCGCGACCTTGATCTTCACGCCATATTGGCGGTGGTGATCAAAGAACAGCGTTTCCGCACAGCGCTTGCCTTCGTCGTAGCAGGAGCGCACGCCGATGGGGCTGACGTTGCCGTTGTAGCTCTCGGGTTGCGGGTGCATCGCAGGGTCCCCATAGACCTCGCTGGTCGATGCCTGCAGGACTTTGGCGTTGTGGCGTCTGGCGAGGTCCAGCACGTTCAACGCGCCGAGCACATTGGTCTTGACGGTCTGGACCGGGTCGCGCTGGTAATGAATGGGTGACGCGGGGCAGGCGAGGTTGTAGATCTCATCGACCTTCATGGTGAGGGGACTGGTGACGTCCTGCTCGATCAGTTCAAAGTTCGGGTGCTGCAGCAGCGCGAGCACATTGTTTCTGGAACTGCTGTAGAAGTTGTCCAGACAGATGACTTCATGGCCGTCCTGCAGCAGGCGTGCGCACAGGTGAGAGCCCAGAAAACCAGCCCCTCCCGTCACCAGTACGCGATTTTTAGTATGGATTGTTGGCATTTTTCGACGATCCCCCCGCTGGAAACCGTCAGGATGGCGGAACGCAGTCGAGATGTGTATCTGATTGTGCACCGGATCGCAAAACAAGGGCATCAAAAGCCGCGTGGAGGAGGTCAGGGGGCGAACAGCGGCAAGATCACCAGTGCATCCAAGCCCACCACATTCTTGTCATTGCCGAGTCGATTGCGCAGCGCGATGCTTCCGCCCAGTGCCTGCACGATCTGCTGGCAGATGGCGAGGCCCAGGCCCGATCCGGCGCGCACGTCGCCTGCGGAGAACGGCTGGAACAGTCGGGTGGCGAGTTCGTCGTCGATGCCGGGGCCGGTGTCTGCGATGGTGAGCACGGCGTCGTAGTCCTCAATCTGCAGCGTGACGTTGAGTGCGCCGTGCTCGGGTGTGTGGCGGATGGCGTTGTGCAGCAGGTTGCGGCAGAGTTCGCGCAGCATCCATTCGTGGGCGAGCACGGGCGCGCTGTCGGTCTGGATGCCGAAGTCGAGGTCGTTTTGCGCGATGAGCGGCGAGATGTCGAGCGCCACGTCGCGCAGCACTTCGTCCCAGCGCACTTCGGTGGGCTGGCTTTGCTGGCGCAGTTGTTCGACCTTGGCGAGCGCCAGCATCTGGTTGGCGAGCTGCGTCGCACGTTCGACGGTGCCGCCGATTTCTTCGAGCGCCTGCCGGTGCGGCAGGTCGTCGCGCAGGGCCGATTGCACCTGCGTCTTGAGCACGGCGAGCGGTGTGCGCAACTGGTGCGAGGCGTCGCGCACAAAGCGCTGCTGGTGTTCGAGCAGATGCGACAGGCGCTGCATCACGTCGTTGGTGGCGTCGATCAGCGGTTGCAGCTCGCGCGGGGCCGATGCGCCGTCGATGGGCGAGAGGTCGTCTTCGTTGCGTGCCTGAATCGTCTGGCTGAGCTTGCGCACCGGGCGCGTGGCGCGTTGCACGACGAGCACGACGATGAGCGCGATCATGGCGATGAGCATGAGTTGACGCGCAATCGTGTCCCACAGAATCTGCAGCGCTGCGGCCTGGCGCAGTTCCAGTGTTTCCGCGACCTGGATGATGGCCATGCCGCGACCTTCGGGGCTGGAGACCGGCTGGAGCAGCACGGCGACGCGCACGGGAGCGCCGCGGAACTGGTCGTCGTAGAAATCGACCAGCGCTGCATAGGGCGGACGTGCGGGAATGGTTCCGCGCCACACCGGCAGTTCGGCAAACCCTGAAATCAGCTCGCCCTGCAGATTGGAAATGCGGTAGAAAAGACGGCTCTGGTTGTCGGTTTCGAAGGCCTCTTGGGCGGCGTAGGGCACGGTGGCTCGCAGCTCGGCCAGTTCGTCGTAGCCGGTCACGTCCAATTCTTCGCTGATGCTTTTGGCGGAGGCGAGCAGCGTGCGGTCATAGGCCGTGTTGAGTGCCACCAGCGCTTTGCCGTGCAGGCTCCAGGTGTTGAAGCAGATCACCAGCAGCGTCGG
This genomic stretch from Diaphorobacter sp. HDW4B harbors:
- a CDS encoding UDP-glucuronic acid decarboxylase family protein, which produces MPTIHTKNRVLVTGGAGFLGSHLCARLLQDGHEVICLDNFYSSSRNNVLALLQHPNFELIEQDVTSPLTMKVDEIYNLACPASPIHYQRDPVQTVKTNVLGALNVLDLARRHNAKVLQASTSEVYGDPAMHPQPESYNGNVSPIGVRSCYDEGKRCAETLFFDHHRQYGVKIKVARIFNTYGPHMHPDDGRVVSNFFMQALAGHDITLYGDGQQTRSFCYVSDLIEGLVRLMDSPLWITGPVNLGNPEELRIRELANDILARTQSDSRLIFEPLPQDDPKQRRPDITLAKRLLQWEPRVSLHDGLEQTHRYFAGLTQDA
- a CDS encoding CopD family protein is translated as MLFIILKLIHLISIVIWVGGMFFAHFFLRPALQELEAPVRVKLMRDVLGRFFSVVLILVLLVLLSGIGLIGAVHGMAAKAGAQFTMPLSWIVMSVLGLIMMAVFGHIRFALYKRLNNAVEANDWAAGGAALGSIRKWVAFNLALGLVIIAAMRFPLG
- a CDS encoding MarR family winged helix-turn-helix transcriptional regulator, which produces MPSDSPVVSVVVPDDERTYFYKPHEYTPTESAGFLMRRVLSSILQQADAQLEVHGLTYVQWLPLYKLMLCAETTNAQLAKDLGMDPASVTRALDRIEAKGLLRRERSTSDRRVVHLVLTDEGRRIAADVPRVLSRVLNCHLAGFSHEECQMLVTMLQRMIVNGDAMRTRPLTDEGMKPAPDCLIHPATHRVAPR
- a CDS encoding glycosyltransferase; translated protein: MLEHRHRVVIVTPVYDDAPACAILLQQLGKVFGDSLLVVAVDDGSPKVPMRLADIPEGAPDTCILSLRRNVGHQQAIATGLHFIAPQLQAHQRLIIMDSDGEDSPEACQALLAHLDSQNEAVIAVAKRAKRSESLKFRTFYVAYKLLFRMATGRAINFGNFMAMTPRAAQKLASMPELSTHVAAAALASQQPLTRLPVDRSRRYHGQSKMNFSRLVQHGLKAIMVFSEDAVARSRFALLCSATISALLLCVMHLLAMTSSESLRVIAGLAICATALAGISMALTMLLQRHRASRPVAAPATSVDNTQAILHRP
- a CDS encoding sensor histidine kinase yields the protein MKLRRRAKTAWRSWSLRRQLLVGILVPTLLVICFNTWSLHGKALVALNTAYDRTLLASAKSISEELDVTGYDELAELRATVPYAAQEAFETDNQSRLFYRISNLQGELISGFAELPVWRGTIPARPPYAALVDFYDDQFRGAPVRVAVLLQPVSSPEGRGMAIIQVAETLELRQAAALQILWDTIARQLMLIAMIALIVVLVVQRATRPVRKLSQTIQARNEDDLSPIDGASAPRELQPLIDATNDVMQRLSHLLEHQQRFVRDASHQLRTPLAVLKTQVQSALRDDLPHRQALEEIGGTVERATQLANQMLALAKVEQLRQQSQPTEVRWDEVLRDVALDISPLIAQNDLDFGIQTDSAPVLAHEWMLRELCRNLLHNAIRHTPEHGALNVTLQIEDYDAVLTIADTGPGIDDELATRLFQPFSAGDVRAGSGLGLAICQQIVQALGGSIALRNRLGNDKNVVGLDALVILPLFAP
- a CDS encoding RNA-binding S4 domain-containing protein; protein product: MNQPLESMRLDKWLWCARFYKTRSIAVEEIGKGRVTVNNQNAKAARELRVGDTVTLRQGVVERIVLVQALSNMRGPAPVAQQLYTETEASQKARAEAAEKRRLAPEPSDTLTEGRPTKRDRREIDKARSTGWGDRWSASLDE